Below is a window of Pochonia chlamydosporia 170 chromosome 7, whole genome shotgun sequence DNA.
AGTCTATACATATCTTGTGTGTCATGAAACTCAATCTTGACCAGCAACTACTCCTATACTTAAATTCCATGGGCTGTCGGTATTGACGCCTCTACCTGCCCCAACAGTGCGATAAGAATGTCCCGTCCTGTCACCAATGCATCAGGTATGGCCTGGTGTGCGAAGGCTATGGCCGAGAACTGATATGGATCAACGCATCaaatgaagaaaaggagaatCAACAGGCACTCACTTCTAGACCCGTGGAGAAGTCGAAACAAGCAAGAGTCCCTTGGCTATCCGCCTACACTAAAGCCGCAGGCACTGTCAACAGCAGTGTTGCTATATCTGATTCTTTAGCCCTGACGGCCCGAGAGCAAAAATATCTCGGAATATTTTGGAATGACTACTTCCCCAATGGTCGAGCTTTCTCCGATCAAGCCTGCATGTTGTCTACGGGAAGCTGGACTCGCGCAGTCAATAACCTGCGTGGATCTGAAACCGCTGCTTCACAAGGCAATGATGGCTCTAAGTGCTTCTGTTCTCGGCGCACAGAACAATGATTCACAACTCAAATTGAAAGGACTACAGACGTATTGTAGCGCCACGGTTGACATGCTCAATGCTGTGCAGCATCAAAAACACTCCCGAAGTGACGGGGTTTTAGCAGCCGTCAGGCTCTTGGAATTCTATGAGGTACTTGACGCTTTCCTCTCCGTTTATTTTCCCCTTAGTGTTTGGCACTGGTCTAACTTCAAGGCGTTTTAGGTATTGTTCGGGTTCGGGGCAAAACTGAACAGCGCGAATTCCAATCTCGcgagctggtggaggcatAATGATGGCCAACTGGCCTTAATTCTACATCGTGGACCGTATTCTTTCCAGCATGGGCCGGCACATACGCTTTTTGTTGATGCGCGATACAACACCGTAAGTATATTCATATCGCGTCTTGACCTAGTTGAAATGCCTTGAGGTTGACCTTGATTTGGCTGCAGGCGTTATCACATCTCACGCGGAGGAAGCGATGCCCTCTGGACGACTCCGACTGGAAAACAATACCGTGGATATATTGCAAGAAGTCGATTAAAGACAGACTAGTTGACATTCTGGTGCATCTCCCAGGATTGATgcaggacatggacattCTGCAGGAATTGACGTTAATAGCACCCGCTGGAGAGTGGAAAAAGAAGGTCCTTAAGTCCTGCTTGGGATTGAAGGAGGCATTGCGAAGGTGGGAAACTGAGATCGGCCAGGAACTCGAGAGATTTGACTATACTgtttcaacaacaccatTGAAACCACCTTCCACTGACCGGGAGGTGTCACTATTGCATCTTAGTACCCTCTACTGGGCGATATCCCTGGCCGTGGACACTTCTCTTGGGACCTTGCTTGTACAAAATGCTCGATccggtggtgttgaaggcGATTGCGAAGACGACTCAGAGACGGAGAGTACATCGTCGATGGCAACTTCTGGCAAGGGCGATTCAAGTTCTAGGCGTCAGCTCAAAGACCAGGACGATCGCAGGACGTTATTACGAACGTACGCGTACAAAATAGCCCACGCCATCCCACTCTTATTTGAGCCTGAATCCGGTGCTTTTGGCTGCAACGTCGCCTTGTTTCCGTTGCTATCGGCTTGGCGCTTTCTATCCATGACAGAGCCGGTTGACAAACCGAGCCCCGAGCATCAAATCATTTTGAAACTTTCTGAGAAACAATTTCAGGGGACCAGCGTTGGCAGATTTTCCGCCAGCTTGAAGCGTGACGTGTGGAACCATAAGCAATCTGGCCATGCAGCCAAGAAAGACTAAAAGACTACATATGTAATGATAACCAGCCGAGGAAATCCGGCGTAAATAAGCACACTTCCTAAGCGAGTCATCTCAACTCAGGTACCGCCAAAATGTCGAATCTATGTATACGAAACTGCCGAGCACAATAACACATGTGTGAGGCTGTCGAATAGAGAGTGGCTGTATATATGCTCTGTACTTTTTGTGTAGGCCGCCGAAGAGGCATGAATAGAAGATGCCGACTCGACGAAAGGAACCCGAACCCTAAGACCTTGGCTACCTTATGCGTGGGAAATTAATTTGCGCACGTAACATTCTTTGTAGATTTTTGCTTCAAATGATCTAGTCGTTTCCACCTTCATGCGGGGCGCGATGGCGAACAAAGTTATCTGATCGATAAGATTcgtccaaccagaccaggcagTGACGGCATCCGGCATTTACGAAGCGGGGATTCCAGGGTACCAATGTGAGCTATTTTGCTTGCCAAAATGCAACTTAAATTGAATGGAAGGGGATGAAGGCGAAAGACACGTCACTCACGGTTTGCGCGGACGAATTTTCCCGACGGTGCTGGCTATGGCTACTATATAAGGTCACCCTTGGCAAGTTCACATATTGAGCCTTTATGGACCGGGTTGGACACGGGTGTTTGTCACACAACTAATAAGAATTCTATCTCTTACAAACTTCTGAAATATTGAATGCAAAAATCGAGCAATTGACAATCTTCAccccatcatggccaagcaaGATACCACTACCTTGAACGGCCTCGCCGCCAAGGTTCAAGAACTCACCCAACAATTCACGCAGTACCTCCAAGAAAACAAGATCCCCGAGCCATCCTTTGCCGCTGATAGCCCTACCAGCTACAGTGGGCTTGATGGTCCAAGTTTTGTGCTCCGCCAGGCTCTCTTTGACACCCTCATGGACTTGGTGTACTTGACGCAAGGACCCAGTGAAAGCGTCTTCAACTACGTACACACTGTCGGCCCCGACTCTGGTACATTGAGTGTCCTAAATCATTTCGACTTTTGGTCTGCTGTGCCGTTGAATGGCTCTGCTTCCTATGAGGAGATATCTGCAAAGACTACACTGCCCGTTCAAGTGTGCCAGCGCCTTGTTGAACACGGTGCAACGCTGAGGCTATTCTCTGTCACCAGCGACGGGACCACTGGGGCGAGACGAGTTCATCATACTTCACGCTCTGCAGCCATTGCCCAGAATCAGGGCCTCAAGGCACTCGTTTCGACTATTCTCGACGACGCTGGGCCTGCAATGTCCGTGATGCCGGAAACGCTACGGCGATACACGGCGGGCAAACCCGCGTTGACACAGAACGTCGACGAGACTGCGTTTGCGGTGCTGAACAAGGACGGTGGGCCGTTTGGCAGCTTCCAGACATCGTgggagttgttggagaatGACGGTGAGGGGGAGCGAAAAGGCTGGCGTCAACGAAACTTTGCGGTTTTCATGCGATACGTGAATGACATCTTTCAGTTCGAGAAGATTATTGAAGAGGGATATGACTGGGCAGCAGCGGGAAACATTCGTGTCATTGATGTAAGTCTTACGATTATTGGACCTGTTCCCAAGCTCTGAAGTCGCTTACATGTTCCAGGTCGGAGGCTCTGGCGGGCACGATTCCATCGCGCTGGCCAAGAAATTTCCAAATCTCACTCTCACGGTGCAAGATCTCGGTGAAGCAGAACCCGTTTTCCAGGGAAATCTGCCGCAAGAGTTGAAGGACCGTGTGACTTTCAAGGCGCACGATTTCTTCAATCCTCAGACAACCCAGG
It encodes the following:
- a CDS encoding fungal transcriptional regulatory protein (similar to Metarhizium robertsii ARSEF 23 XP_007824859.2) is translated as MALSASVLGAQNNDSQLKLKGLQTYCSATVDMLNAVQHQKHSRSDGVLAAVRLLEFYEVLFGFGAKLNSANSNLASWWRHNDGQLALILHRGPYSFQHGPAHTLFVDARYNTALSHLTRRKRCPLDDSDWKTIPWIYCKKSIKDRLVDILVHLPGLMQDMDILQELTLIAPAGEWKKKVLKSCLGLKEALRRWETEIGQELERFDYTVSTTPLKPPSTDREVSLLHLSTLYWAISLAVDTSLGTLLVQNARSGGVEGDCEDDSETESTSSMATSGKGDSSSRRQLKDQDDRRTLLRTYAYKIAHAIPLLFEPESGAFGCNVALFPLLSAWRFLSMTEPVDKPSPEHQIILKLSEKQFQGTSVGRFSASLKRDVWNHKQSGHAAKKD
- a CDS encoding sterigmatocystin 8-O-methyltransferase (similar to Blastomyces dermatitidis SLH14081 XP_002622609.1); the encoded protein is MAKQDTTTLNGLAAKVQELTQQFTQYLQENKIPEPSFAADSPTSYSGLDGPSFVLRQALFDTLMDLVYLTQGPSESVFNYVHTVGPDSGTLSVLNHFDFWSAVPLNGSASYEEISAKTTLPVQVCQRLVEHGATLRLFSVTSDGTTGARRVHHTSRSAAIAQNQGLKALVSTILDDAGPAMSVMPETLRRYTAGKPALTQNVDETAFAVLNKDGGPFGSFQTSWELLENDGEGERKGWRQRNFAVFMRYVNDIFQFEKIIEEGYDWAAAGNIRVIDVGGSGGHDSIALAKKFPNLTLTVQDLGEAEPVFQGNLPQELKDRVTFKAHDFFNPQTTQADVFLMKLILHDWPDKESAQILRNLIPGMKPGSKLLFIDYVGKNEEKDADKLPRSLQAFGTATDIRMMALFNHRERLAWEWKEVFKLADERFEITRMEANPLTFVVLMEVTWRG